A section of the Neisseria dumasiana genome encodes:
- a CDS encoding trimeric intracellular cation channel family protein, which translates to MTATEIIHIIGTAAFAVSGYLVGVRKRLDMLGVFIAALLTAVGGGIIRDAVIGRIPVVFVENTAWIVIGMTLLLSWLFKLQKSRKRELATAFLLADSLGLVAFTITGAQVGLDLDLNIFGVVMLGFVTAVGGGIVRDVLVNDIPMILRKDFYGTVSVIIGLAMYLLDRVGWINPLMLNVLLFGGYALRLWAYRVAWALPRF; encoded by the coding sequence ATGACTGCTACTGAGATTATCCACATTATCGGCACCGCGGCCTTTGCCGTGTCGGGCTATTTGGTCGGTGTGCGCAAGCGTTTGGATATGCTCGGTGTGTTCATTGCCGCTTTGCTCACGGCGGTGGGCGGCGGCATTATCCGTGATGCGGTTATCGGGCGCATTCCCGTGGTGTTTGTTGAAAACACGGCTTGGATCGTGATCGGTATGACACTGCTGCTTTCGTGGCTGTTTAAATTGCAGAAAAGCCGCAAACGCGAGCTGGCAACGGCTTTTTTGCTGGCCGATTCGCTGGGTTTGGTGGCTTTTACCATCACCGGCGCGCAGGTGGGGCTTGATTTGGATTTGAATATTTTCGGTGTGGTGATGCTCGGTTTTGTAACGGCAGTCGGCGGCGGCATTGTGCGCGATGTGCTGGTGAACGACATTCCGATGATTCTGCGCAAAGATTTTTACGGCACGGTGTCGGTGATTATCGGCTTGGCGATGTATCTGCTGGATAGGGTGGGATGGATTAATCCCTTGATGTTGAACGTGTTGCTGTTTGGCGGCTATGCGTTGAGATTGTGGGCCTACCGCGTGGCGTGGGCGTTGCCGCGTTTTTAG
- a CDS encoding adenylyltransferase/cytidyltransferase family protein, which yields MQNWPLPDFEKKICPPEQLVERLAALPRPLVFTNGCFDILHRGHVTYLAQARSAGAGLVLALNTDASVKRQGKGSDRPINTLANRAAVAASLASVDLVTWFDEDTPAAVIELVKPDILIKGGDWPVEKIVGAQETLARGGEVYSIPFLHQTSTTQTLAKIRAVDASEQQ from the coding sequence ATGCAAAACTGGCCTTTACCTGATTTTGAGAAAAAAATCTGCCCTCCGGAGCAGTTGGTGGAGCGGCTTGCCGCGTTGCCGCGCCCGTTGGTGTTTACGAACGGTTGTTTCGATATTCTGCATCGTGGCCATGTAACGTATTTGGCTCAGGCGCGTTCTGCCGGGGCGGGGCTTGTTTTGGCTTTGAATACCGATGCTTCGGTAAAGCGGCAAGGTAAGGGCAGCGACCGTCCGATTAATACTTTGGCTAATCGTGCTGCGGTGGCGGCTTCGCTGGCCAGTGTGGATTTGGTTACTTGGTTTGATGAGGATACGCCTGCTGCTGTGATTGAGTTGGTTAAGCCCGATATTCTTATTAAAGGCGGTGATTGGCCGGTGGAAAAGATTGTTGGTGCACAGGAAACGCTTGCTCGGGGCGGCGAGGTGTATTCGATTCCTTTTCTGCATCAGACTTCGACTACGCAGACGCTTGCGAAAATCCGGGCGGTGGATGCGTCGGAGCAGCAATGA
- a CDS encoding ComEA family DNA-binding protein, whose protein sequence is MKRFYAGVSAMLLSALSLAAVNINTATEEELKALPGIGPSKAAAIVAYRQHNGQFKSVDDLKNVKGIGEGVLAKLRDEATVNGGAKKKTDKAVPAIKGK, encoded by the coding sequence ATGAAACGATTTTACGCAGGGGTATCGGCTATGTTGTTGTCGGCGCTGTCGCTGGCGGCGGTGAATATCAATACGGCAACGGAGGAGGAGTTGAAGGCTTTGCCGGGTATCGGCCCGTCGAAGGCGGCGGCGATTGTGGCCTACCGTCAGCATAATGGCCAGTTCAAGAGTGTGGACGATTTGAAGAACGTGAAGGGTATCGGCGAGGGTGTTTTAGCGAAGCTGCGCGATGAGGCGACGGTGAACGGTGGAGCCAAGAAGAAAACCGACAAAGCCGTTCCGGCAATTAAGGGTAAATAA
- a CDS encoding autotransporter assembly complex protein TamA, with protein sequence MKKHTAKLLLPTLSLACAQAFAYTPAPEDYVPIKKERKEQIEESGGKKLPVKYPIRINVNDKEVKAMLEEHLPLIAQQEEEELDKEQLGFLAEETPENVITMLKTKGYFNGKVTVEPAGEGYRVNVTTGPRTKVDNVGVAIVGDVLQDGDLAQYYKTALENWALPVEDPFDQNNWSSSKTSVLSAVTRKKYPLAKLSHSQATINPYNNTADLNVVVESNRPIYFGDIQISGTKRYPESVVRGMAKFQPGSPYDLDQLLDYQQALEQDGHYSGASVQADFDNLQDDRVPVKVAVSEVKRHKVEAGVRYDSEYGLGGRIGYDYYNLFNRGYIGSFVVDTDKYETTVAAGISQPRKSNGHYLTSNVSYTRSTTQNLEKHALSSGIWRVRDRNNIESRIGIEYLTESSRVPDTNYDLGRSHATMVTASWKRQEMTTLLRPENGYYLDGKIGSTIGSLLSSTTMARARANAGYYFTPENKKIGTFIVRGQLGYVYAREDQEVPSTLRFRTGGATSIRGYELDSIGLQGPNNSVLPERALAVASLEYQYPINKSFSAAVFHDMGDAALNFKKMNLKHGTGLGVRWFSPVAPFSFDIAYGHQDKKIRWHISLGTRF encoded by the coding sequence ATGAAGAAACACACCGCTAAGCTGTTATTGCCCACTCTTTCGCTCGCCTGCGCCCAAGCTTTCGCTTATACGCCGGCTCCGGAAGACTATGTGCCTATCAAAAAGGAGCGGAAAGAACAGATTGAAGAAAGCGGTGGAAAAAAGCTGCCGGTAAAATATCCGATTCGTATTAACGTGAACGATAAAGAGGTCAAAGCAATGCTCGAAGAGCATCTGCCTTTGATCGCCCAGCAGGAAGAAGAGGAGTTGGATAAGGAACAGTTGGGATTTCTTGCCGAAGAAACGCCTGAAAACGTGATCACAATGTTGAAAACCAAAGGCTATTTTAACGGTAAAGTAACGGTAGAGCCTGCGGGCGAAGGTTATCGGGTGAACGTAACGACCGGCCCGCGCACCAAAGTAGACAACGTGGGTGTGGCCATTGTGGGTGATGTGCTGCAAGACGGCGATTTGGCGCAATACTACAAAACGGCTTTGGAAAACTGGGCGTTGCCGGTGGAAGACCCGTTTGATCAAAACAACTGGAGCAGCAGCAAAACATCGGTGTTGTCTGCGGTAACGCGCAAAAAATACCCGCTGGCCAAACTGTCGCATTCGCAAGCTACGATTAATCCTTACAACAATACTGCCGATCTCAATGTGGTTGTTGAAAGCAACCGCCCCATTTATTTCGGCGACATCCAAATCAGCGGCACGAAACGTTATCCCGAAAGCGTAGTGCGCGGCATGGCTAAGTTTCAGCCCGGTTCGCCTTACGACTTAGACCAGCTTCTCGATTACCAACAGGCTTTGGAACAGGACGGGCATTATTCGGGTGCTTCGGTACAGGCTGATTTCGATAATCTTCAAGACGACAGGGTACCGGTGAAAGTGGCGGTTTCGGAAGTGAAACGGCACAAGGTTGAAGCAGGCGTGCGTTATGATTCCGAATACGGCTTGGGGGGGCGCATCGGCTACGACTATTACAACCTGTTTAACCGCGGCTATATCGGTTCTTTTGTGGTGGACACCGACAAATATGAAACAACGGTGGCCGCTGGTATCAGCCAACCGAGGAAAAGCAACGGGCATTATCTGACTTCTAATGTTTCTTACACCCGCTCGACCACGCAAAATCTTGAAAAGCACGCTTTAAGCAGCGGCATTTGGCGTGTGCGCGACCGCAACAATATCGAATCGCGCATCGGTATCGAATATCTGACCGAAAGCAGCCGCGTTCCCGATACGAACTACGACTTGGGCCGCAGCCATGCCACAATGGTAACGGCTTCTTGGAAGCGGCAGGAAATGACTACCCTGCTCCGCCCGGAAAACGGCTATTATCTCGACGGCAAAATCGGTTCGACCATCGGTTCGTTGCTGTCTTCCACCACTATGGCTCGGGCACGCGCCAATGCCGGTTATTACTTCACGCCCGAAAACAAAAAAATAGGCACGTTTATCGTGCGCGGCCAATTGGGTTATGTTTATGCGCGTGAAGATCAGGAAGTTCCTTCTACCTTGCGTTTCCGTACCGGCGGTGCCACGTCGATCCGCGGTTACGAACTCGACAGCATCGGCTTGCAGGGGCCGAACAATTCGGTGCTGCCCGAACGTGCTTTAGCAGTAGCCAGCCTCGAATACCAATACCCGATCAACAAGAGTTTTTCGGCGGCGGTATTCCACGACATGGGCGACGCTGCTTTAAATTTCAAAAAAATGAACCTGAAGCACGGCACCGGCTTGGGTGTACGCTGGTTCAGCCCCGTAGCACCGTTCTCTTTCGACATTGCCTACGGCCACCAAGACAAAAAAATACGCTGGCACATCAGCTTGGGCACACGTTTTTAA
- a CDS encoding bifunctional biotin--[acetyl-CoA-carboxylase] ligase/type III pantothenate kinase: protein MTTPLKPQHWKLLAALSDGLPQHISALSAGIGLKPHQINCLWQQMPPHVRGLLRQHDGQWRLVRPLAVFDETRLQHIGAGHGFQTALYHECTSSNDIVLEAAKHTPQKAGKMLVVAHQQTKGRGRQGRTWHNRLGECLMFSFGRVFERSQHELGALALAVALACRNALFKLGVPAQIKWPNDLVVGGDKLGGILIETVRNGGKTVAVIGIGINFVLPKEVAHATSVQAAFQTASSAVSADVLLSVLLEELNRVLMQFEQQGFGVLMDAYLAANRDYRRAVCLLQNGEIRHEGIMAGVTAEGALRLQTADAEQTIVSGEISLRPDDRPQPLQTAPSSRYLLLDGGNSQLKWAWVEDGAIVHTGRSPYRDLSLLGAEWRERSDGLDIRIVGSAVCGEAKKALVAEQLSKPVEWHASMPQALGIRNHYRNVEEHGADRWFNALGSRRFTRNACVVVSCGTAVTVDALTDDNHYLGGTIMPGFHLMKEAMALKTANLNRPLGRVYPFPTTTANALASGIMDAVCGSILLMHARLKEKVGPDKPVDLIITGGGAPKVVQALPSVFALDNTVKIVDNLVIYGLLNWIQQQ from the coding sequence ATGACGACACCACTTAAACCGCAGCATTGGAAGCTGCTTGCCGCGCTTTCAGACGGCCTGCCCCAACATATCTCGGCTTTGAGTGCGGGTATCGGCTTGAAACCGCATCAAATCAATTGTTTGTGGCAGCAAATGCCGCCGCATGTACGCGGATTGTTGCGCCAGCACGATGGGCAATGGCGTTTGGTACGGCCTTTGGCGGTGTTTGACGAAACACGTTTGCAGCATATCGGTGCAGGACACGGTTTTCAGACGGCCTTGTATCATGAGTGTACATCGAGCAACGATATTGTGCTTGAGGCAGCCAAACATACACCTCAAAAAGCGGGCAAGATGTTGGTTGTTGCGCATCAGCAAACGAAAGGACGCGGCAGGCAGGGCAGAACATGGCATAACCGTTTGGGTGAATGTTTGATGTTCAGCTTCGGCAGAGTGTTTGAGCGGAGCCAGCACGAATTGGGTGCGTTGGCATTGGCGGTAGCTTTGGCGTGCAGGAATGCCTTATTCAAGCTCGGTGTGCCTGCCCAAATCAAATGGCCGAATGACTTGGTTGTCGGAGGCGACAAACTCGGCGGCATCCTTATAGAAACGGTGCGCAACGGCGGTAAAACCGTTGCGGTAATCGGTATCGGCATCAATTTTGTTTTGCCGAAAGAAGTGGCACATGCCACATCTGTGCAGGCAGCTTTTCAGACGGCCTCATCTGCCGTGAGTGCAGATGTTTTATTGTCGGTTTTGCTTGAAGAGTTAAACCGCGTATTAATGCAGTTTGAACAGCAAGGATTCGGCGTTTTGATGGATGCCTATCTGGCTGCCAACCGCGATTACCGCCGAGCGGTTTGCCTGTTGCAAAACGGCGAAATACGTCATGAAGGCATCATGGCCGGGGTAACTGCCGAAGGCGCATTACGTTTGCAGACGGCCGATGCCGAGCAAACAATCGTTAGCGGTGAAATCAGTTTGCGCCCCGACGACAGACCCCAACCGCTGCAAACAGCGCCTTCCAGCCGTTATCTGTTATTGGACGGCGGTAACAGCCAACTAAAATGGGCATGGGTGGAAGACGGTGCGATTGTTCATACCGGCCGCTCGCCTTACCGCGACTTGAGCCTGCTCGGTGCAGAGTGGCGGGAACGTTCAGACGGCCTCGATATCCGTATCGTAGGAAGTGCCGTGTGCGGCGAAGCCAAAAAAGCCTTGGTGGCAGAACAGTTGTCGAAACCGGTGGAATGGCATGCGTCTATGCCCCAAGCGCTCGGTATCCGCAACCATTACCGCAATGTAGAAGAACACGGTGCCGACAGGTGGTTTAATGCGCTCGGCAGCCGCCGTTTTACCCGCAATGCCTGCGTGGTGGTGAGCTGCGGCACAGCCGTTACCGTAGATGCGCTGACGGATGACAACCATTATCTCGGCGGCACCATCATGCCCGGCTTCCATCTAATGAAAGAAGCCATGGCTTTGAAAACCGCCAACCTCAACCGCCCGCTCGGGCGCGTGTACCCCTTTCCCACCACTACCGCCAATGCCTTGGCCAGCGGCATCATGGATGCCGTATGCGGATCGATTTTGCTGATGCACGCCAGATTGAAAGAAAAAGTGGGGCCGGACAAGCCCGTTGACCTCATCATTACCGGTGGCGGAGCACCGAAAGTCGTTCAAGCACTACCGTCTGTTTTTGCTTTGGACAACACGGTTAAAATTGTAGATAATCTTGTGATTTACGGCTTACTTAACTGGATACAACAACAATGA
- a CDS encoding M16 family metallopeptidase: protein MSPKLLLPLILLPVCAQAAVNIQRWHTAEGTQVLLVERHENPIVDVRISFKGAGSTSNPADKSEVAEFTASMLTTGTEELDEEAFHARVNDLAASLSSDSGEEGAAVTLRSLSRADSLRPAVALLNQSLTRPRFAEPVFERLRKQSITALQQQETDPGFIAERELTRLNYGSHPYGRSAYTGADNIRKVTLNDIRAFHRSRYGKNNAVVAVVGDLNRRQTEALVKQALNGLPARSTAAENVPAVPEHRSEQRRIPFAGEQAQVMLGMPLIKRHDPDYYALVAGNYVLGGGGFDSRLMQELRDKHGYTYGASSGLSPASQAGPFTIGFSTQKNNTEPALQAARRVLTAFIEEGPTEAELKQAKANITGSFPLRFDTNAKLLGYLSLIGFHNLPDNYLEAYPKAISALTAEQIKSAWQRRVNPENINIVVVGADGGAQKAKP, encoded by the coding sequence ATGTCTCCCAAACTTCTACTTCCCCTTATCCTGCTGCCCGTTTGCGCACAAGCCGCCGTTAACATCCAACGCTGGCACACCGCCGAGGGCACACAAGTGCTGTTGGTAGAACGCCATGAAAACCCCATTGTCGACGTTCGCATCAGCTTCAAAGGCGCAGGCAGCACGTCCAACCCTGCCGACAAAAGCGAAGTGGCCGAATTTACCGCTTCCATGCTGACCACCGGCACCGAAGAACTCGACGAAGAAGCCTTTCATGCCCGCGTAAACGACTTGGCCGCCTCACTCAGCAGCGACAGCGGAGAAGAAGGTGCCGCCGTTACCCTGCGCAGCCTCAGCCGGGCCGACAGCCTACGCCCCGCCGTTGCCTTGCTCAACCAATCGCTAACCCGCCCGCGCTTTGCCGAACCTGTGTTCGAACGCCTGCGCAAACAAAGCATCACCGCCTTGCAGCAACAAGAAACCGACCCCGGTTTCATCGCCGAGCGCGAGCTGACCCGCCTCAATTACGGCAGCCATCCTTACGGACGCTCCGCCTATACCGGCGCCGACAACATCCGCAAAGTGACACTTAACGACATCCGCGCCTTCCACCGCAGCCGCTACGGTAAAAACAACGCCGTTGTTGCCGTGGTCGGCGACCTCAACCGCCGCCAAACCGAAGCCTTGGTCAAACAGGCATTAAACGGGCTGCCCGCGCGCAGCACCGCCGCGGAAAACGTGCCTGCCGTGCCCGAACACCGCTCCGAACAACGCCGCATCCCGTTTGCGGGCGAACAGGCCCAAGTGATGCTGGGCATGCCCTTAATCAAACGCCACGATCCCGATTATTACGCGCTCGTCGCCGGCAACTACGTTCTGGGCGGCGGCGGATTCGACAGCCGCTTAATGCAAGAACTACGCGACAAACACGGCTACACCTACGGCGCATCGAGCGGCTTGTCGCCCGCCAGCCAAGCCGGTCCGTTTACCATCGGCTTCTCTACCCAAAAAAACAATACCGAACCTGCTTTACAGGCCGCCCGCCGAGTGCTGACCGCCTTTATCGAAGAAGGCCCTACCGAAGCCGAATTAAAGCAGGCCAAAGCCAACATTACCGGCAGCTTCCCCCTGCGCTTCGACACCAATGCCAAACTCTTGGGCTACCTGAGCCTGATCGGTTTTCACAACTTGCCCGACAATTATCTCGAAGCCTACCCCAAAGCCATCTCCGCCTTAACTGCCGAGCAAATCAAATCTGCGTGGCAACGGCGGGTGAATCCTGAAAACATCAATATCGTGGTGGTCGGTGCCGACGGCGGCGCGCAAAAAGCCAAGCCGTAA
- the sstT gene encoding serine/threonine transporter SstT: protein MASGNPVIDAVNRVSLVQQIIIGLVLGVALAWLSPGAGLAAGLLGTLFVGALKAVAPVLVFVLVMSAIASHQRGNEAYIKPIITLYAIGTFTAALCAVIASFLFPTEIVLVNASDVAATPPSGIKEVMKTLLLNLVVNPVNAIANANYIGILAWGLVLGFALRHASEQTRMMIADFADAVSKVVKWVIRFAPLGIFGLVASTIAETGFDALIGYAQLLAVLLGCMLFIALVINPLIVWWKIRRNPYPLVLTCLRESGVTAFFTRSSAANIPVNMSLAKKLGLHEDTYSISIPLGATINMAGAAITITVLAMAAAHTQGIQVDFVTALLLSLVATVSAAGASGVAGGSLLLIPLACNLFGISNDVAMQVVAVGFIIGVVQDSAETALNSSTDVLFTAAADYGRQRENGVY, encoded by the coding sequence GTGGCAAGTGGAAATCCGGTTATTGATGCCGTTAATCGCGTCAGTTTGGTTCAGCAGATTATTATCGGGCTGGTTTTGGGTGTCGCACTGGCTTGGTTGTCTCCCGGTGCCGGTTTGGCAGCCGGATTGCTGGGAACGCTGTTTGTCGGTGCATTGAAAGCAGTTGCACCGGTGTTGGTGTTTGTTTTGGTCATGAGTGCCATCGCCAGCCATCAAAGAGGCAACGAAGCCTATATCAAGCCGATTATTACACTGTATGCCATCGGCACTTTCACAGCCGCACTTTGTGCCGTAATCGCCAGTTTTCTGTTTCCCACCGAAATCGTATTGGTCAACGCCAGTGATGTTGCCGCTACACCGCCTTCCGGCATTAAAGAAGTAATGAAAACCCTGCTGCTGAACTTGGTGGTCAATCCGGTTAACGCCATTGCCAATGCCAACTATATAGGCATTTTGGCTTGGGGTTTGGTTTTGGGTTTTGCTCTGCGTCATGCCTCCGAGCAAACGCGGATGATGATTGCAGATTTTGCGGATGCAGTTTCAAAAGTAGTCAAATGGGTTATCCGTTTTGCACCTTTGGGTATTTTCGGCCTAGTGGCGTCTACCATAGCAGAAACAGGTTTTGATGCCCTAATAGGGTATGCGCAACTGCTGGCAGTATTGCTTGGTTGTATGCTGTTTATTGCATTGGTGATTAATCCCTTAATCGTGTGGTGGAAAATCCGCCGCAATCCCTATCCGCTCGTTCTTACCTGCCTGCGTGAAAGCGGCGTGACGGCTTTCTTTACCCGTTCGTCTGCCGCCAACATTCCGGTTAACATGTCTTTAGCGAAAAAACTGGGTTTGCACGAAGATACTTATTCTATTTCTATTCCCTTGGGCGCTACCATCAATATGGCAGGAGCAGCCATTACCATTACAGTATTGGCTATGGCAGCCGCGCATACGCAAGGTATCCAAGTTGATTTTGTCACAGCCCTCCTGTTGAGTTTGGTTGCAACAGTTAGTGCGGCAGGAGCTTCGGGTGTTGCCGGTGGATCGTTGCTGCTGATTCCATTGGCCTGCAATTTGTTCGGCATTTCAAATGATGTAGCTATGCAAGTAGTTGCAGTAGGTTTCATTATCGGAGTAGTTCAAGATTCTGCTGAAACTGCGTTGAATTCTTCGACAGACGTTCTGTTTACAGCGGCTGCAGACTATGGCAGGCAGAGAGAAAATGGTGTGTATTAA
- the prfB gene encoding peptide chain release factor 2, with translation MEAEIVNQLNGMLNDLSARSKDIRGYLDYDGKKDRLEEVVGLSEDPDLWNDPKKAQEIGKERKVLEGIVLTLDNIAAGIDDNRELLEMVVEENDEEGFAAVQADIANLEKQMGELEFKRMFNQPADVNNCFIDITAGAGGTEAEDWAGMLYRMYLRYAERKGFKVDVLEEDEGDIAGINRATIKLEGEYAYGLLRTETGIHRLVRYSPFDSNNKRHTSFCSVFVYPEVDDSFEVEINPADLRIDTYRASGAGGQHINKTDSAVRITHNPTGIVVQCQNDRSQHRNRDEAMNMLKAKLFELEMRKRNEEKQSLEDSKSDVGWGHQIRSYVFDQSRIKDLRTSYEVGNIKAVMDGDLDGFIEASLKQGV, from the coding sequence ATTGAAGCCGAAATCGTCAACCAATTAAACGGTATGCTCAACGACCTTTCCGCACGCAGCAAAGACATCCGCGGCTACCTCGACTACGACGGCAAAAAAGACCGTTTGGAAGAAGTCGTCGGCCTTTCCGAAGACCCCGATTTGTGGAACGACCCTAAAAAAGCCCAAGAAATCGGCAAGGAGCGCAAAGTGCTTGAAGGCATCGTACTCACGCTCGACAACATCGCCGCCGGTATCGACGACAACCGCGAGCTGCTGGAAATGGTGGTGGAAGAAAACGACGAAGAAGGTTTTGCCGCCGTACAGGCAGACATCGCCAACCTCGAAAAACAAATGGGCGAGCTGGAGTTTAAACGCATGTTCAACCAGCCGGCCGACGTAAACAACTGCTTTATCGACATCACCGCCGGTGCGGGCGGCACCGAAGCGGAAGATTGGGCGGGCATGCTCTACCGCATGTATCTGCGCTATGCCGAACGCAAAGGCTTCAAAGTGGACGTGTTGGAAGAAGACGAAGGCGACATCGCCGGCATCAACCGCGCCACCATCAAGCTCGAAGGCGAATACGCCTACGGCCTTTTACGCACCGAAACCGGCATCCACCGTTTGGTTCGCTATTCGCCGTTCGATTCCAACAACAAACGCCACACCTCGTTCTGCTCGGTATTCGTTTACCCCGAAGTGGACGACAGCTTTGAAGTGGAAATCAACCCCGCCGACCTGCGTATCGACACCTACCGCGCTTCCGGTGCGGGCGGCCAGCACATCAACAAAACCGATTCGGCCGTGCGGATTACCCACAACCCCACCGGCATCGTGGTGCAATGCCAAAACGACCGTTCGCAACACCGCAACCGCGACGAAGCGATGAACATGCTGAAAGCGAAGCTGTTTGAATTGGAAATGCGCAAACGCAACGAAGAAAAACAATCGCTCGAAGACAGCAAATCCGACGTGGGTTGGGGGCATCAAATCCGCTCGTATGTGTTCGACCAATCACGCATCAAAGATTTGCGCACTTCTTACGAAGTCGGCAACATCAAAGCCGTGATGGACGGCGATTTGGACGGCTTTATCGAAGCCAGTCTGAAACAGGGCGTGTAA
- a CDS encoding dienelactone hydrolase family protein, whose product MTVTAHTVEYRTANGLNLKSTLYLPTQAVDGLSGILVAPEWWGVTEHAKNAAKRLAEEGYAAMAMDLYGDARLTDDAAQANEWMTEVLSDLTALPERTRLALEALAERPEVNPHRIGAIGFCFGGRVVLDMARRGDNLKAVTSFHGILGTPTPAQEGFVKGELLIEHAGKDVMVSEEDVAAFRKEMDDAKVRYHIDVFPEAKHGFTNPQATRNGEKNGVDLAYNEAAAEQAWQNMLDLLERNL is encoded by the coding sequence ATGACCGTTACCGCCCATACCGTAGAATACCGCACCGCCAACGGCCTGAACCTGAAAAGCACTCTGTATCTGCCCACCCAAGCCGTTGACGGCCTTTCCGGCATATTGGTTGCCCCCGAATGGTGGGGTGTAACCGAACACGCCAAAAATGCCGCCAAACGCTTGGCAGAAGAAGGCTACGCCGCGATGGCGATGGATCTGTACGGCGATGCCCGCCTTACAGACGATGCCGCACAAGCCAACGAATGGATGACCGAAGTGCTGTCCGACCTGACCGCCCTGCCCGAGCGCACCCGCTTGGCCTTGGAAGCATTGGCCGAACGCCCCGAAGTCAACCCGCACCGCATCGGCGCCATCGGTTTCTGCTTCGGCGGCAGAGTGGTGCTCGATATGGCACGGCGCGGCGACAATCTCAAAGCCGTAACCAGCTTTCACGGCATTCTCGGCACGCCCACACCGGCTCAAGAAGGCTTTGTAAAAGGCGAATTGCTGATTGAACACGCCGGCAAAGACGTAATGGTAAGCGAAGAAGATGTTGCCGCCTTCCGCAAAGAAATGGACGATGCCAAAGTGCGTTACCACATCGACGTTTTCCCCGAAGCCAAACACGGCTTTACCAACCCGCAGGCAACCCGCAACGGCGAGAAAAACGGCGTTGATTTAGCCTACAACGAAGCCGCTGCCGAACAGGCTTGGCAAAATATGCTGGATTTGCTGGAGCGTAATCTGTAA
- a CDS encoding mechanosensitive ion channel family protein, whose amino-acid sequence MWETINQYIQNGPVKAEILESVLMIIGVLILRGVILQAHFRSHPAMEIEEKRRWVVVSRNFTLILAVFGLAIIWAAQIQTLALSMFAVAAAIVLATKELIMCLSGSLLRASTNQYSVGDYIEVNGLRGRVVDINLLNTLMMQIGPHTLVGQLSGKTVSFPNSLLLSHSVQRDNVLGMYVIHTLEIPVPIHLDSDAIVPGLQKLLEKLCLPYIAAIERHLEEVQTQKLFITPAAQPRITRVPHDDKVYHIVVRFASPVQKRLEIQQALLDEFIRIQYKLLNNKD is encoded by the coding sequence ATGTGGGAAACCATAAACCAATATATTCAAAACGGGCCGGTTAAGGCCGAAATTCTCGAATCGGTGCTGATGATCATCGGTGTGCTGATTTTGCGCGGGGTGATTCTGCAAGCCCATTTCCGCAGCCATCCGGCGATGGAAATCGAAGAGAAACGCCGCTGGGTGGTGGTGAGCCGCAACTTTACGCTGATTCTGGCGGTGTTCGGGCTGGCGATTATCTGGGCGGCGCAAATCCAAACGCTGGCATTATCCATGTTTGCCGTGGCCGCCGCCATTGTGTTAGCCACCAAAGAGCTGATCATGTGCTTGTCGGGCAGCCTGCTGCGGGCATCGACCAACCAATATTCGGTTGGCGATTATATAGAAGTGAACGGGCTGCGGGGCAGGGTGGTCGATATCAATCTGCTCAATACCCTGATGATGCAGATCGGCCCGCATACTTTGGTGGGGCAGTTGAGCGGCAAAACCGTATCCTTTCCCAACAGCCTGCTGCTGTCGCATTCGGTGCAGCGCGACAACGTGCTGGGCATGTATGTGATTCATACGCTCGAAATCCCCGTGCCCATTCATTTGGATTCGGATGCCATCGTGCCCGGCCTGCAAAAGCTGCTGGAAAAACTCTGCCTGCCCTATATCGCCGCCATCGAACGCCACTTGGAAGAAGTGCAGACGCAAAAGCTGTTTATTACGCCGGCCGCACAACCGCGCATCACCCGCGTGCCGCACGACGACAAGGTGTACCACATTGTCGTGCGCTTTGCCTCGCCGGTGCAGAAGCGTTTGGAAATCCAGCAGGCATTGCTCGACGAATTTATCCGTATTCAGTATAAATTATTGAATAATAAAGATTAA